The Gymnogyps californianus isolate 813 chromosome Z, ASM1813914v2, whole genome shotgun sequence genome has a window encoding:
- the CZH5orf63 gene encoding glutaredoxin-like protein C5orf63 homolog — protein sequence MMVLCFLSRTLQLARHSSSPLGRQLCSASANKPVLTLFTKKPCPLCDEAKEVLEPYKRRFILQEVDITLPENSVWYDKYKYDIPVFHLNGKFLMKHQVDIQKFEDQLMKLELQNDGNQ from the exons ATGAtggtgctttgttttctgagcaGAACACTGCAACTAGCAAGACATTCATCCAGTCCACTGGGGAGACAACTCTGTTCGGCCAGCGCAAATAAGCCAGTGTTGACTTTATTCACCAAG aaacCATGTCCTCTATGTGATGAAGCAAAAGAAGTGCTTGAGCCGTATAAGAGAAGG TTTATTTTACAGGAGGTGGATATTACCCTTCCAGAGAACTCAGTGTGGTACGATAAATACAAATATGACAtacctgtttttcatttaaatgggAAGTTCCTAATGAAGCATCAAGTAGACATTCAAAAGTTTGAGGACCAGCTTATGAAGCTGGAGTTGCAAAATGATGGAAACcagtga